The following coding sequences are from one Arachis hypogaea cultivar Tifrunner chromosome 7, arahy.Tifrunner.gnm2.J5K5, whole genome shotgun sequence window:
- the LOC140174378 gene encoding uncharacterized protein gives MERRDAKRLIREAQSYTLVNDVLYRRVISTPLLKCVPNSNTREVLEDVHSGMCGNHLGARALSQKVVQADFFRPTLQKEAAEFVKTCHPCQKHTNFHIAPPEDLISVTSPCPFVKWGHDLLGPFPKRSGQVKFLIVGVDYLTKWIKAEPLTAVTAQRSQKFLYRNIVTRFGVSHSITTNNGTHFTDTGFRNLVADLKIRHQFTSVELPQANG, from the coding sequence ATGGAAAGAAGGGATGCTAAAAGGCTCATAAGGGAGGCGCAAAGCTACACCCTAGTCAACGATGTTCTATACAGGAGAGTGATCTcgacacccctcctaaaatgcgtcccgaactccaacacaagggaagtcctGGAGGATGTTCATAGTGGCATGTGTGGTAACCACTTAGGAGCTCGGGCACTGTCCCAAAAAGTGGTTCAAGCCGACTTCTTCCGGCCGACTCTGCAGAAGGAAGCGGCCGAGTTTGTAAAAACTTGCCATCCATGCCAGAAGCACACCAACTTCCATATAGCTCCACCTGAAGatctcatcagcgtgacctcaccttgtCCGTTCGTGAAGTGGGGACATGACCTCCTCGGGCCATTCCCCAAAAGATCAGgccaagttaaattcctcatagtgggaGTAGATTACTTAACAAAATGGATTAAGGCTGAGCCCTTGACCGCCGTCACTGCCCAACGAAGTCAGAAGTTCCtctatagaaacattgtcacaaggtttggagtctCCCATTCCATTACCACAAACAATGGAACTCACTTCACCGACACGGGTTTCAGAAacctagtggccgacttgaaaatTAGGCATCAGTTCACCTCCGTGGAACTTCCACAGGCCAATGGATAG